The nucleotide sequence CTGAAAGCTGATAACTGATTTCTAAAGCATTTTTTCTATTTCTAACATATATGATAGATGAACTTGGGTTTTTCTTTAAAATTTGCTCTATTTTGTACTGTTTATCTTCAGCTTCAAATACCATATAAGCTAAATTTTTTCTTCTAAAAGATTGTTTAAAAATGCTTGGAGCTATAAAATCTAAAGATTTTATAATATCATCAATTACTTTTGGGGTTGCAGAAGCTGTTAAAGCTATAACGTTAGTACTTGGCTGAAGTTTTCTAAGTATAGCTATGTTTTTGTAAGATGGCCTAAAATCGTTACCCCATTGTGAAATACAGTGCGCTTCGTCTACAGCAATAAGGTTTACGTTCATTTGCTTTATTCGTTCTTGTACAATATCGTTCTGTAAGCGCTCAGGAGAAAGATATAAAAACTTGTAATCTCCATAGATACAGTTATCTAATAAAACATTTATATCACTGTATTTAAATTCGCTTGTAAGTGCTATTGCTTTTATTCCTTTTGCTTTTAAAGTGCTTACCTGATCTTTCATTAAAGCTATTAATGGAGAGATCACAATACAAATCCCTTCTTTTGCCAATGCTGGTATCTGAAAACATAAAGATTTACCGCCTCCGGTTGGTAATAAAGCAAAGGTATCTTCACCGTTTATTACTGCATTAATAATGTCTTCTTGCTGCGGTTTAAAACTAGTATAATTCCAATAGCGTTCTAGTATTTGTATTGGATGTTGCATTAATTAATTTCTAAATAGTTTAAAATAAAACTAACACGATTAACAACACTATCAAAAGGAACATCTATTAATTTATATTCATAAGCTTTGTATGTATTTACCAAATGTGTATGAATCTCTTTAGCCTGCTCAAAATCTTCATAGCGTTCACTATCATTTTCAAAAATAGCTTCCCAAGGATTTAAAATAAAGATAGTATCATATGTATTGTTTTTACAAGTGTTTGTGAAAAAATCAGGATACTTTTTTTTTGAATAATTTAAATAAGCAATAATATCTGGGATTCCTCTGTCATAAAACATAATATTGTTAGAAATGGTTTCTGCTTTATTAAATTGTGCTTTTCTCCCTTTTAAAAGAAGTTTACTAAATAGTATAGGATTAGTTAAAAATAATTGATCAATACCTTTTTCTTTGGCATCTATAGTGATTTGACGTGAAATTTCTTCAAAGCAAGTATAATTTTGCTGCATTAATTCTCTAATAATAGATGTTTTACCTGATGCCGGCCCTCCAGTAATTACTATTCGTCTTGTATTCAATTTGGCAAGGTTTTAGCTGTAAAAATCGTAATTAAAAAGGGAAATAAAAAATGTACTGTACAAGAGGTATTATAAAATTAATATCTAGTTGTTTTAATACTCAGAAATAAGGCTTATACTGTATATTTGCATTTCATTAATTACAAGATTATGACAGAGCAACCAGACTCAGAAGCATTTTATAAAAAACTAAAAGAACAATTAGCAGATACAACATTATGGCCATCCGAATACTTATATAAATTTATTGTAGTATCAGATAAAAATAAGGTTAGAGAAATAGCAAAACTTTTTGATAATACAGGAGCAGTTATTAGCACAAAAGAGTCTAAAAATGGTAAATATACTAGTGTCTCTATTAATGTAATAATGAAAAATCCAGATGCTGTAATCGCTAAATACGTAGAAGTTTCTGATAATATTGAAGGTGTGATTTCTTTATAAAAAATAGTGTTTTATTAAACTATTAGGCGATTAAAAAAGAATAAAAAGAACACCCTTTTCGTATATTTTTTGTAATTTGCAAATCTTAAATTTTTAAGCTTCAATAAAAATTCTACACATACATTTTGATAAATCAATTAGAGTACAATACAGAGCGTGAGCATTTAATAATTCCAGAGTACGGAAGGCATATGCAAAAAATGATTAATTACGCTACTACTAGAGAAACTAAAGAAGAACGTAATAAACTTGCTAAATCTATTATAGCTATAATGGGTAATTTGCAACCACATTTACGTGATGTTCCAGATTTCCAACATAAGCTTTGGGATCAGCTTTTTATTATGTCTGATTTTAAACTAGATTGTGACTCACCTTTTGAAAAACCTATACGAGAAGTTTTAGAAGCACGTCCAGAACCATTAAGTTATCCGCAAAACTTTCCTAAATATCGTTTTTACGGAAATAATATAAAAACGATGATAGATGTGGCAAATACGTGGGAAGATGGAGATATGAAAGATGCTTTAGTTTATACTATTGCTAATCATATGAAAAAATGTTTCTTAAATTGGAATAAAGATACTGTTGAAGATTATGTAATCTTTAATCATTTATACGAACTTTCTGGAAGTAAAATCAACTTAAAAGAAAGTACAGAAGATTTAAGTGATGCTACAAGCTTAATGAAATCCAAGCGTAAATTTGCTAATCACAGCAATACCAAAAAGAGTAAAAAAAATAACAATAATAACCGAAATCGTAAGCGTTATTAAATCCTTGTTATTTTAAAGCAAACTTTATAA is from Flavobacteriaceae bacterium and encodes:
- a CDS encoding ATPase, whose product is MNTRRIVITGGPASGKTSIIRELMQQNYTCFEEISRQITIDAKEKGIDQLFLTNPILFSKLLLKGRKAQFNKAETISNNIMFYDRGIPDIIAYLNYSKKKYPDFFTNTCKNNTYDTIFILNPWEAIFENDSERYEDFEQAKEIHTHLVNTYKAYEYKLIDVPFDSVVNRVSFILNYLEIN
- a CDS encoding DUF493 family protein, yielding MTEQPDSEAFYKKLKEQLADTTLWPSEYLYKFIVVSDKNKVREIAKLFDNTGAVISTKESKNGKYTSVSINVIMKNPDAVIAKYVEVSDNIEGVISL
- a CDS encoding DUF4290 domain-containing protein, which encodes MINQLEYNTEREHLIIPEYGRHMQKMINYATTRETKEERNKLAKSIIAIMGNLQPHLRDVPDFQHKLWDQLFIMSDFKLDCDSPFEKPIREVLEARPEPLSYPQNFPKYRFYGNNIKTMIDVANTWEDGDMKDALVYTIANHMKKCFLNWNKDTVEDYVIFNHLYELSGSKINLKESTEDLSDATSLMKSKRKFANHSNTKKSKKNNNNNRNRKRY